Proteins from a genomic interval of Phenylobacterium sp. LH3H17:
- a CDS encoding ParA family protein — MPTVAFVNPKGGAGKTTAALLLALGLSEQGQRVAMIDSDPNKPLVHWASLPGRPDKISVHPAPMTQDIRDALREAQRKQPDWLILDTEGSIRGAMNFTTMRLDLILTPLASSAIEAIQAIKAAEMVAQFGKRGGHPLLHRCLLTRVPAALRPRSLKQVVEQLRESDIGILPTALIEKEAFRMLFSVGGGFAELERSGVSGVPAARANAQSYVAAVLELLESAKTQAA, encoded by the coding sequence TTGCCGACCGTAGCGTTTGTGAATCCGAAGGGGGGCGCGGGTAAGACCACCGCCGCGCTTCTGCTCGCGCTCGGCCTCAGCGAACAGGGCCAGCGCGTGGCCATGATCGATTCCGACCCCAACAAGCCCCTGGTCCACTGGGCCAGCCTGCCCGGCCGCCCGGACAAGATCTCCGTCCACCCCGCCCCCATGACCCAGGACATCCGCGACGCCCTGCGCGAGGCCCAGCGGAAACAGCCCGACTGGCTGATCCTCGACACGGAGGGCTCGATCCGCGGGGCGATGAACTTCACCACCATGCGGTTGGACCTGATCCTCACCCCGCTGGCCTCCTCGGCCATCGAGGCCATTCAGGCGATCAAGGCCGCCGAGATGGTCGCGCAGTTCGGCAAGCGCGGCGGCCATCCCCTGCTGCACCGCTGCCTGCTCACCCGCGTCCCCGCCGCCCTGCGCCCCCGCTCGCTGAAGCAGGTGGTCGAGCAGCTGCGCGAAAGCGACATCGGCATCCTGCCCACCGCCCTCATCGAGAAGGAGGCGTTCCGGATGCTGTTCTCGGTCGGCGGCGGCTTCGCCGAGCTGGAGCGCAGCGGCGTCAGCGGCGTCCCCGCCGCCCGCGCCAACGCCCAGAGCTACGTCGCCGCCGTGCTGGAACTGCTGGAAAGCGCCAAGACCCAGGCGGCCTAA